A single region of the Thermococcus zilligii AN1 genome encodes:
- the tdh gene encoding L-threonine 3-dehydrogenase gives MSEKMQAIMKTKPAYGAELVEVDVPKPGPGEVLIKVLATSICGTDLHIYEWNEWAQSRIKPPQIMGHEVAGEVVEVGPGVDTLQEGDYISVETHIVCGKCYACKHNRYHVCQNTKIFGVDMNGVFAEYAIVPAKNAWKNPKNMPPEYATLQEPLGNAVDTVLAGPIAGRSTLITGAGPLGLLGIAVAKASGAYPVIVSEPSEFRRELAKKVGADYVINPFEEDPVKAVMDITNGAGVEVFLEFSGAPKALEQGLKATTPGGRVSLLGLFPREVTVDFNNLIIFKALEVYGITGRHLWETWYTVSSLIQSGKLNLDPVITHKYRGFDRFEEAFELMRAGRTGKVVFFPHKG, from the coding sequence ATGTCCGAAAAGATGCAGGCAATTATGAAGACGAAGCCGGCTTACGGAGCCGAGCTCGTTGAGGTTGACGTTCCAAAGCCGGGTCCGGGGGAGGTTCTCATAAAGGTTCTGGCGACGAGCATCTGCGGCACCGACCTCCACATCTACGAGTGGAACGAATGGGCGCAGAGCAGAATCAAGCCGCCCCAGATCATGGGCCACGAAGTGGCCGGAGAGGTCGTTGAAGTCGGTCCGGGCGTTGACACCCTCCAGGAGGGCGACTACATAAGCGTGGAAACCCACATCGTCTGCGGCAAGTGCTACGCATGCAAGCACAACCGCTACCACGTCTGCCAGAATACAAAAATATTCGGCGTCGACATGAACGGCGTCTTCGCCGAGTACGCCATAGTCCCGGCCAAAAACGCCTGGAAGAACCCGAAGAACATGCCGCCCGAGTACGCCACCCTCCAGGAGCCGCTTGGAAACGCCGTCGATACAGTCCTGGCCGGGCCGATAGCGGGGAGGAGCACGCTCATAACCGGTGCAGGCCCGCTCGGGCTCCTCGGAATAGCGGTTGCAAAAGCATCAGGAGCTTACCCCGTCATCGTGAGCGAGCCGAGCGAGTTCAGGAGGGAGCTGGCGAAAAAGGTCGGCGCCGACTACGTCATCAACCCCTTCGAGGAGGATCCCGTCAAGGCCGTGATGGACATAACCAACGGGGCAGGTGTTGAAGTATTCCTCGAGTTCAGCGGGGCGCCGAAGGCCCTTGAGCAGGGCCTCAAAGCGACAACCCCCGGAGGAAGGGTTTCCCTGCTCGGCCTCTTCCCGAGGGAAGTGACCGTAGACTTCAACAACCTCATAATCTTCAAGGCTCTCGAGGTATACGGCATTACCGGAAGACACCTCTGGGAGACCTGGTACACGGTCTCAAGCCTCATCCAGAGCGGAAAGCTCAACCTCGACCCGGTAATCACCCACAAGTACAGGGGCTTCGACAGGTTCGAGGAGGCCTTCGAGCTCATGCGCGCGGGCAGGACCGGAAAGGTCGTCTTCTTCCCGCACAAGGGGTGA
- a CDS encoding TRAM domain-containing protein: MEGKEFQGRKPPVKKGERYKVRIESLGKGGDGIARIKGFVIFVPNTNVGDEVEIEIKNVKERFAFAEVVG; the protein is encoded by the coding sequence TTGGAGGGGAAGGAATTCCAAGGCAGGAAGCCCCCGGTCAAGAAGGGGGAGCGCTATAAGGTTCGGATTGAGTCCCTCGGCAAAGGTGGAGACGGCATAGCCAGAATTAAGGGCTTTGTTATATTCGTCCCCAACACCAACGTTGGGGATGAGGTGGAGATTGAGATAAAGAACGTGAAAGAGCGCTTTGCCTTTGCCGAGGTTGTTGGGTGA
- the pheS gene encoding phenylalanine--tRNA ligase subunit alpha has product MELSYQEKLTLIKLGELRKAKFEELVEKTGLDQVAVMRSILGLQAKGLAKLHERSERVVALTGTGEEYSKIGLPEWRALKVLREKGKVALDDLSEVLSGDELKPIVGLLRSEGWANVRNEGGKLILEITEKGLNAGERPIDRALKLLAEKKTVPLSEIQKLVSVNELKRRKIAEEDTVTERTVEITPAGEELLKKGLELREQVSILTPELIKSGKWREVEFRRFDIKAPVRRLYPGKKQPYRAFLDRIRRRLIEMGFIEMTVESLVETQFWNFDALFQPQNHPARDWTDTYQLKYPTSGYLPGKELVERVKEAHERGLAGSRGWGYTWSPERAMLLMPRAHGTALSGRQLAKGVEIPGKYFTIQRVFRPDVLDRTHLIEFNQVDGFVVGENLNFRHLLGILKRFAVEIAGVEKVRFLPDYYPFTEPSVQMSAYHPELGWVEFGGAGVFREEMTRALGIDVPVIAWGIGIDRLAMFKLGIDDIRYLFSYDLKWLREARLVW; this is encoded by the coding sequence ATGGAGCTTAGCTATCAGGAGAAGCTCACGCTCATAAAACTTGGGGAGCTCAGGAAGGCCAAATTTGAGGAGCTGGTGGAGAAAACAGGCCTTGATCAGGTAGCGGTTATGCGTTCCATCCTCGGCCTTCAGGCCAAGGGCCTGGCAAAGCTCCACGAGAGGAGCGAGAGAGTTGTAGCCCTTACGGGAACGGGGGAGGAATACTCTAAAATCGGCCTGCCCGAGTGGAGGGCCCTTAAGGTTCTGAGGGAAAAAGGGAAAGTCGCCCTCGACGACCTTTCGGAGGTTCTCAGCGGGGACGAGCTCAAGCCCATCGTCGGCCTCCTCAGGAGCGAGGGCTGGGCGAACGTGAGGAACGAGGGAGGAAAGCTAATCCTCGAAATTACCGAGAAAGGCCTTAACGCCGGGGAGAGGCCAATAGACAGGGCCCTGAAACTTTTAGCAGAGAAGAAAACCGTCCCCCTGAGCGAGATTCAGAAGCTCGTTTCAGTAAATGAGCTCAAGAGGAGGAAGATAGCCGAGGAGGATACGGTTACTGAGAGAACCGTCGAGATAACCCCCGCTGGCGAGGAGCTCCTGAAGAAAGGACTCGAGCTGAGGGAGCAGGTGTCCATCCTCACCCCCGAGCTCATAAAGTCCGGGAAGTGGCGCGAGGTGGAATTCAGGCGCTTTGACATCAAGGCCCCCGTGAGGAGGCTCTATCCTGGCAAAAAACAGCCTTACCGCGCTTTCCTCGACAGGATAAGGAGAAGGCTCATCGAGATGGGATTCATCGAGATGACCGTCGAGAGCCTCGTGGAGACCCAGTTCTGGAACTTCGACGCGCTCTTCCAGCCCCAGAATCACCCGGCCCGCGATTGGACTGACACCTACCAGCTAAAGTACCCGACGAGCGGTTATTTGCCCGGGAAGGAGCTCGTCGAGAGAGTTAAAGAAGCTCACGAGAGGGGCTTGGCTGGCTCGCGCGGCTGGGGCTATACCTGGAGCCCCGAGAGGGCGATGCTTCTGATGCCGAGGGCCCACGGAACAGCCCTCAGCGGGAGGCAGTTGGCCAAAGGCGTTGAAATACCGGGCAAGTACTTCACGATACAGCGCGTTTTCAGGCCCGATGTTTTGGACAGGACACACCTCATAGAGTTCAACCAGGTGGACGGCTTCGTCGTTGGTGAAAACCTCAACTTCAGGCACCTCCTGGGAATCCTCAAGCGCTTCGCGGTGGAGATAGCTGGAGTGGAGAAGGTCAGGTTCCTGCCCGATTACTACCCGTTCACCGAGCCGAGCGTCCAGATGAGCGCCTACCACCCAGAACTCGGCTGGGTCGAGTTCGGCGGGGCTGGGGTGTTCAGGGAAGAGATGACCAGGGCCCTGGGAATAGATGTGCCTGTTATAGCGTGGGGAATAGGGATAGACAGGTTAGCCATGTTCAAGCTCGGGATAGACGACATCCGCTACCTCTTCAGCTACGATTTGAAGTGGCTCAGGGAAGCGAGGCTCGTGTGGTGA
- the pheT gene encoding phenylalanine--tRNA ligase subunit beta: MPKFEVSKSDLERLVGKSFTVEEWESLFLYAKCELDGFWEENGEIYFKADSKDTNRPDLWSAEGIARQVKWALGIERGLPKYEVERSGVTVYVDGKLKDIRPYGVYAIVEGLHLDEEALKQMINLQEKIALTFGRRRGEVAIGIFDFDRIKPPIYYRAADKTEKFVPLGFTEELTLEEILEKHEKGKEYGHLIKDKPYYPLLVDSEGKVLSMPPIINSEVTGRVTTETRNVFFDVTGWDLRRIMLALNVVVTALAERGGKIRSVKVVYPDFEVETPDLTPKPFEVELDYIRKLAGIGLGDGEIKDLLERMMYAVELEGGKAKLFYPAFRNDIMHARDVLEDVLIAYGYNEIEPEEPKLAVQGRGDKFIEFEDAVRELMVGFGLQEVMTFNLTNREAQYEKMNLAYGNDYFNNPPAELVEIENPISPKWSALRNWLLPSLLDFLSQNTHEEYPQRVFEVGKATLIDESRETKTVSESKLAVALAHPRVTFTEAKEILDSVMHHLGFSYELEEVEHPSFIPGRAGKIIVGGKAIGVIGEIHPAVLENWGLEMPVAGFELFLRPLYTEPYL, translated from the coding sequence ATGCCGAAGTTTGAAGTCTCGAAGTCCGACCTTGAGAGGCTCGTCGGAAAGAGCTTCACCGTTGAGGAATGGGAAAGCCTCTTCCTCTACGCCAAGTGCGAGCTCGATGGCTTCTGGGAGGAGAACGGTGAAATCTACTTCAAAGCCGACTCCAAGGACACCAACAGGCCCGACCTCTGGAGCGCTGAGGGGATAGCGAGGCAGGTTAAGTGGGCGCTCGGGATTGAGAGGGGTCTGCCGAAGTACGAAGTTGAGAGGAGCGGCGTTACCGTTTACGTTGACGGGAAGCTGAAGGACATCCGCCCCTACGGTGTCTACGCCATAGTTGAGGGCCTCCACCTCGATGAAGAGGCTCTCAAGCAGATGATAAACCTCCAGGAAAAGATAGCCCTGACCTTCGGCAGGAGAAGGGGAGAGGTAGCGATAGGCATCTTTGACTTCGACAGGATTAAACCGCCCATCTACTACCGCGCCGCCGATAAAACGGAAAAGTTCGTCCCCCTCGGCTTCACGGAGGAGCTAACGCTTGAGGAAATCCTCGAAAAGCACGAGAAAGGAAAAGAATACGGGCACCTGATAAAGGACAAGCCCTATTACCCGCTCCTCGTTGATTCGGAGGGCAAAGTTCTCTCCATGCCCCCCATCATAAACTCCGAGGTAACCGGAAGAGTAACGACCGAAACCAGGAACGTCTTCTTTGACGTAACCGGCTGGGATCTGAGGAGGATTATGCTGGCCCTAAACGTTGTCGTTACCGCTTTAGCCGAGCGCGGCGGGAAAATCAGGAGCGTGAAGGTCGTTTACCCGGACTTCGAGGTTGAGACACCGGACCTAACGCCAAAGCCCTTCGAGGTCGAGCTGGATTACATAAGGAAGCTGGCCGGCATCGGGCTGGGTGATGGGGAAATCAAAGACCTCCTCGAGAGGATGATGTACGCGGTTGAGCTCGAAGGTGGAAAGGCGAAGCTCTTCTACCCGGCATTCCGCAACGACATAATGCACGCCAGAGACGTTTTGGAGGACGTGCTCATAGCCTACGGCTACAACGAGATCGAGCCGGAGGAGCCCAAGCTGGCAGTCCAGGGCAGGGGGGACAAGTTCATCGAGTTCGAAGATGCCGTGAGGGAACTCATGGTCGGCTTTGGTTTGCAGGAGGTGATGACCTTCAACCTCACGAACAGGGAGGCACAGTATGAGAAAATGAACTTGGCCTATGGCAACGATTACTTCAACAATCCCCCCGCCGAGCTCGTCGAGATAGAGAACCCCATAAGCCCCAAGTGGTCGGCCCTGAGGAACTGGTTGCTTCCGAGCCTGCTCGACTTCCTGAGCCAGAACACCCACGAGGAGTACCCGCAGAGGGTCTTTGAAGTGGGCAAGGCGACGCTGATAGATGAGAGCAGGGAAACGAAGACCGTAAGCGAGAGCAAATTGGCGGTTGCCCTGGCGCATCCGCGCGTCACCTTCACGGAGGCAAAGGAGATACTGGACTCGGTCATGCACCACCTGGGCTTCTCCTACGAGCTGGAGGAGGTCGAACATCCGAGCTTCATCCCTGGAAGGGCCGGGAAAATAATCGTTGGGGGGAAAGCGATAGGGGTCATCGGGGAGATACACCCGGCGGTGCTGGAAAACTGGGGCTTAGAAATGCCCGTTGCGGGCTTTGAGCTCTTCCTCAGGCCCCTCTACACCGAGCCTTACCTATGA